In Astyanax mexicanus isolate ESR-SI-001 chromosome 5, AstMex3_surface, whole genome shotgun sequence, a single window of DNA contains:
- the LOC103033300 gene encoding protein FAM171B yields MAEGAAYLLLLVVLILGEDGELRGAQAGPPPLGPVSPTRDNGSGSGSSPATASPTQPAELSSLTLKVWVKDTSSQRYLNGAMVQVFLNGSQLHSSQTQENGEVLLTVPYRLGVTLTLVASMEAYVPTQLPWKTTKMPIFSAITMSLVPQTQGNIWLFEDTVLITRKTSELSSQPSVQFSKSLLSLPENATISMMTAYLTIPAPPPPKDSHFCTMGLNNKGVSGYTSMKLNPVAMLSAQLLSAGKEIDIKGPIQLTIPLPYHTHLHASDLLPAWTFDMTTGVWVNKGVGSVRMERNGLVWTYIAPHLGNWIAAPSPSSNGYMGHATSMDFISYNTYLLMGILGGTLVIVIGFLSVILCHCRDLNHEAERRRRNSTRLLVLKKDQTTSTSTDEVYEPLYTSGDISYPTAARGVGHPDLSSSPRQQAKYNIYVENVCRPAGNLYENIGTAGLENLRAPVPNLYVNSDEVARLREMSEKNTSWQAPGESVVYRDKLFHIYNQPVAIVQAPELFTAQGQADSTGNRCATFPRNGMEHGAQAERNFKDSFTQTLPKVPQQDSDEQPALEGPQTSTAIPGIWGRFSHLLESVSVPGTLNEAAGMGQFRGELQGISEQTLLELSKVKPSPHPPRAWFVSLDGKPAAQVRHSVIELQGRHRPGSSNDTSLDSGVDMNELQQSVRTREGPSITHMPKAIGGRGHEEQDLSSSEIGSPEDASLRNTLEGSSSAIPNIPEDMDAGDTSSESRSTPPPRRLRKVRDKKADKKTTRHMREERPQTKR; encoded by the exons AGCTTTCGTCTCTGACTCTGAAGGTGTGGGTGAAGGATACATCCAGCCAGCGGTACCTCAATGGCGCCATGGTTCAAGTGTTCCTGAATGGATCTCAGCTTCACTCCAGCCAGACCCAGGAGAATGGAGAGGTCCTGCTGACCGTACCCTACCGGCTGGGGGTCACACTTACCCTGGTGGCCAGCATGGAGGCTTATGTGCCCACTCAGCTCCCCTGGAAAACTACCAAGATGCCCA TATTTTCTGCTATCACCATGTCCCTGGTTCCGCAAACACAAGGAAACATCTGGCTCTTTGAAGACACTGTGCTGATAACACGGAAAACATCTG AACTGTCATCTCAGCCCAGTGTCCAGTTCTCCAAGAGCCTCCTCTCACTCCCAGAGAACGCAACCATCTCCATGATGACTGCTTATCTGACCAtaccagccccgccccctccgaAAGACAGTCATTTCTGTACAATGGGACTCAATAACAAAGGAG TTTCAGGATACACCAGTATGAAACTGAACCCTGTGGCAATGCTGAGCGCTCAGTTACTCTCTGCTGGGAAAGAGATCGACATCAAAGGCCCCATTCAACTCACAATACCTCTACCGTACCATACACACCTCCACGCTTCAGATTTACTGCCTGCCTGGACCTTTGACATGACCACAG GTGTCTGGGTTAATAAGGGTGTCGGCTCTGTCAGGATGGAGCGGAACGGGTTGGTCTGGACTTATATAGCTCCTCATCTCGGAAACTGGATCGCAGCACCATCTCCCTCCTCCAATG GCTACATGGGACATGCAACTTCAATGGACTTCATCTCATACAATACATACCTTCTTATGGGCATCTTGGGCGGTACGCTAGTGATTGTCATTGGATTTTTATCTGTGATTTTATGTCACTGCAG AGATTTAAACCATGAAGCTGAGCGAAGACGCAGGAACTCTACTAGACTGTTGGTTCTAAAGAAAGACCAGACCACATCCACCAGCACAGATGAAGTCTATGAGCCCTTGTACACCAGTGGAGACATCTCCTACCCAACGGCAGCAAGAGGTGTAGGCCATCCCGATTTATCCTCCTCCCCTCGACAGCAGGCCAAATACAACATCTATGTCGAAAACGTTTGTCGACCTGCTGGGAACCTGTATGAGAACATTGGAACTGCTGGTCTAGAGAACCTCAGGGCTCCGGTACCCAACCTGTATGTAAATAGTGACGAAGTAGCAAGACTTCGAGAAATGTCTGAAAAGAATACGTCATGGCAAGCTCCGGGGGAGAGCGTGGTGTATCGAGACAAGCTGTTCCACATCTACAACCAGCCTGTAGCCATCGTACAAGCACCAGAGCTCTTCACTGCCCAGGGACAGGCTGATTCCACAGGAAATAGATGCGCCACTTTCCCCAGGAACGGCATGGAGCACGGAGCGCAGGCTGAACGTAACTTTAAAGACAGTTTCACCCAGACATTACCCAAAGTCCCACAGCAAGATAGCGACGAGCAGCCTGCTCTGGAGGGGCCGCAAACCTCTACTGCCATCCCCGGAATATGGGGCCGCTTCAGTCACCTCCTCGAGTCCGTCTCTGTCCCGGGTACCCTGAACGAGGCAGCTGGAATGGGACAGTTCCGTGGTGAGCTTCAGGGAATCTCTGAGCAAACCCTGCTGGAGCTCTCCAAGGTCAAGCCTTCACCCCACCCTCCTCGAGCATGGTTCGTCTCCCTGGATGGTAAACCAGCAGCCCAAGTGCGCCATTCTGTAATCGAGCTCCAGGGGAGGCACCGGCCGGGCAGCAGCAACGACACCAGCCTGGACTCCGGGGTGGACATGAACGAGCTGCAGCAGTCAGTGAGGACCCGGGAGGGTCCTTCCATCACCCACATGCCCAAAGCAATAGGGGGCCGAGGCCACGAGGAACAGGACTTGAGTAGCAGTGAAATTGGAAGTCCCGAAGACGCATCCCTGAGGAACACCCTAGAGGGTAGCAGCTCAGCCATTCCAAACATCCCCGAGGACATGGATGCTGGTGACACCTCCAGCGAGTCCAGATCCACCCCACCACCTCGTAGGCTGCGGAAGGTACGGGACAAAAAGGCGGATAAGAAAACAACTCGGCATATGAGGGAGGAGAGGCCGCAAACAAAACGCTAG